From Xylocopilactobacillus apis, a single genomic window includes:
- a CDS encoding zinc-binding dehydrogenase: protein MKAVVIYEAGGPENLIYQDVHTPELKPGWSLVKVKGFGVNHSELFTRQGKSPTVKFPKILGIECVGLIAKSTDVRRLPIGTKVISLMGEMGRDFNGSYAEYVLLPNNQIYPIETRLSWEKLATLPETYYTAFGSLNNLKIEEDDRVLVRGATSGVGIAFINLLKSKFSQLKVDGTSRSFKKEQLLNVGYNHVILDQEGELQTDRSYDKILELVGPATIKDSFCHLNEGGILCSTGQLGGQWYLDNFDPIMDLKSNSYLTSFYSGNVSAEKINQLLTYVSDYRVKLKPEKIFSLKDIRKAHEYLEGHHSFGKVIVLFK from the coding sequence ATGAAAGCAGTAGTAATTTACGAGGCCGGCGGGCCAGAAAATCTAATTTATCAAGATGTACATACACCAGAGTTAAAACCAGGCTGGTCTTTAGTAAAAGTAAAGGGCTTTGGTGTCAATCATTCAGAGCTTTTCACTCGTCAAGGAAAATCTCCAACAGTGAAATTTCCCAAAATATTAGGAATTGAATGCGTTGGCTTGATTGCAAAATCCACTGATGTTCGTCGCTTGCCAATTGGTACAAAAGTAATCTCGTTGATGGGCGAGATGGGAAGAGATTTTAACGGGAGTTATGCTGAATATGTATTATTACCGAATAATCAGATATATCCAATTGAAACACGACTATCATGGGAAAAATTAGCAACTTTGCCAGAAACTTACTACACTGCCTTTGGATCATTAAATAATTTAAAAATTGAAGAGGACGATCGAGTTTTGGTTCGTGGAGCAACAAGCGGTGTTGGTATTGCATTTATCAACTTACTCAAAAGCAAATTTTCTCAGTTAAAAGTCGATGGAACGAGTCGTAGTTTTAAAAAAGAACAGCTATTAAATGTCGGTTACAATCATGTGATTTTAGATCAAGAAGGAGAATTACAGACAGATCGTTCTTATGACAAAATCTTAGAATTGGTTGGTCCTGCAACAATCAAAGATAGTTTCTGCCATTTGAATGAAGGTGGTATTTTATGTAGTACAGGTCAACTCGGTGGTCAGTGGTACTTAGATAATTTTGATCCAATTATGGATCTTAAGTCCAATAGCTACTTAACCAGTTTTTATTCAGGAAATGTTTCGGCAGAAAAAATTAATCAGCTTCTAACTTATGTTTCTGACTATCGAGTTAAGTTAAAACCAGAGAAAATTTTTTCATTAAAAGATATTAGAAAGGCCCACGAATACCTTGAAGGCCATCATAGTTTTGGTAAAGTAATCGTTTTATTCAAATAA
- a CDS encoding ABC transporter permease, whose translation MFVQIIKYFQMNQLQYFDYLIQHLQISFMSLLITVVIGVPFGVFCAKHQLLAESLIIMSQLLRIIPSLAVLFILIPFLGTGIVPALIALVALGLPSVFINTVLGFKEVPPIMIEVGTGMGMSSSQLWKKVEFPFALPFILNGVKISLVEIIASTTLAAYIGAGGLGTLIFTGLGLYRTDLLLIGGGSVAILSLISMTIFDWVIKHYV comes from the coding sequence TTGTTTGTTCAGATCATAAAATATTTTCAAATGAATCAGCTACAATACTTTGATTATTTGATTCAGCATCTTCAAATAAGTTTTATGTCACTACTAATTACAGTAGTGATTGGAGTTCCTTTTGGAGTATTTTGCGCTAAACATCAATTGCTCGCAGAATCGTTAATTATTATGTCGCAATTATTGAGGATAATACCAAGTTTAGCAGTGTTATTTATTCTAATTCCATTTTTGGGTACTGGCATAGTTCCAGCTTTAATTGCTTTGGTAGCTCTTGGTCTACCTTCAGTATTCATCAATACGGTTTTAGGTTTTAAAGAGGTTCCGCCAATTATGATTGAGGTTGGAACAGGGATGGGGATGTCGTCTTCGCAGCTGTGGAAAAAAGTAGAGTTTCCCTTTGCGCTACCTTTTATTCTCAATGGAGTCAAAATCTCATTAGTTGAGATTATCGCTAGTACCACCCTTGCTGCATATATTGGGGCAGGAGGTTTAGGAACGTTAATTTTTACTGGATTAGGTTTATATCGAACGGATCTTTTGCTGATTGGTGGTGGGTCAGTTGCAATTTTATCTTTAATAAGTATGACGATATTTGATTGGGTGATAAAACATTATGTATAA
- a CDS encoding winged helix-turn-helix transcriptional regulator, whose amino-acid sequence MLKKEELPVCPVATTVDLIGNKWKLLILRELLKGTCRFNQLNRAIDGISQKVLTENLRQMENDGIVNRIVYAQVPPKVEYSLSDLGNSLRPIIDAMSDWGTNYLQENQNEKKED is encoded by the coding sequence ATGTTAAAAAAAGAAGAATTGCCAGTTTGTCCAGTTGCCACAACGGTTGATTTAATTGGTAATAAATGGAAACTTTTGATTTTAAGAGAGTTACTAAAGGGGACTTGTCGTTTTAATCAACTGAATCGGGCAATTGATGGAATTAGTCAAAAAGTTTTAACCGAGAACTTAAGACAAATGGAAAATGACGGAATTGTAAATAGAATAGTTTATGCGCAAGTTCCTCCAAAAGTTGAGTATTCATTAAGTGATTTAGGAAATTCTCTCAGACCAATTATTGATGCGATGAGTGACTGGGGAACTAATTATCTGCAGGAAAATCAAAACGAAAAAAAAGAGGACTGA
- a CDS encoding ABC transporter permease → MIKYWNNYHDLLLQAICEHLELVIIALALSFISAILIITIFVNRAKSLNRLVYFFSALYSVPSYAFFALLIPISGLGKITAIIVLTLYSEYILLRNFSTGINKIETVIIETAIGLGMTEKQVLFKIQLPLAAKSIFSGIRVALTSVISIATIAASINAGGIGTILFDGLRTQNIFAIIWGLILTIILCLALTTFLKIIEKISLRTLGEK, encoded by the coding sequence ATGATTAAATATTGGAATAATTATCATGATTTATTGTTGCAGGCAATTTGTGAGCACTTAGAATTGGTAATAATCGCATTAGCACTTTCCTTTATTAGTGCAATTTTAATCATTACGATTTTTGTTAACCGGGCAAAGAGCCTAAATCGACTTGTATACTTCTTTTCGGCGCTATATTCGGTTCCCAGCTATGCTTTTTTTGCTCTTTTAATACCGATCAGCGGCTTAGGAAAAATAACGGCAATTATCGTTTTGACGCTTTATAGCGAATATATTCTGCTTCGAAATTTTTCAACAGGTATTAATAAAATCGAAACTGTTATTATTGAAACAGCAATTGGACTTGGAATGACAGAAAAACAAGTTTTATTTAAAATTCAATTACCACTTGCAGCCAAGTCTATCTTTAGTGGAATTAGAGTTGCCCTAACTTCAGTTATTAGTATTGCGACCATTGCTGCATCTATTAATGCTGGCGGGATCGGAACAATTTTATTTGATGGATTAAGAACACAGAATATTTTTGCAATTATTTGGGGTTTGATTTTAACGATTATATTATGTTTGGCTTTAACCACGTTTTTAAAGATTATTGAAAAAATCAGTTTAAGAACTTTAGGAGAAAAATGA
- a CDS encoding ABC transporter permease, giving the protein MKYLLKKFRREAFKEDGAQLISLIIIVTIGVACFIGFSKSAIDLTRSFNDYYDQARLEDLEIAGVLSPNQVKKIQNLSSIKESNQNYSYQATTNDNKLIIEGTSPRDQINKLTFKSGRYPKKNEIAIDHLYFNKNKLKLGDNIRLTINGIKIKAKISGTIQSPKYLYLTENISEPVPNHQKYGFAIVPKQTFKRIGLPSNLLTVKINNNAEIDQLTKQIHHINQNAYVIKRTDLMSYKMIQSKLTTIKNISIAISGVFMILTIAITLISYSKIVANKKTDLAIFKTLGISKNIILMDLFLPGILTALVGSIIGSIIGTTIFPQIIKSALAILFDFPEIKFTNPTGFIFLSLITIIFVELIALLLNANKLLNETAANAMHPDVSKVNARIFLTKIPAIWQNLSFKTKLLVRNIASGKAKFGLSMIALAFCVTILISSFGLKFALNQIEKSEFIDQRNYDLSANVNSVNLKIQDDSSVTFVDHYSVVPTKIKDLDTHLQIINENSKSIRLISARNKALPFTSLPGVYVSKKLAQKLRLTKGSSVNLKLFLNNEYKQLKTVVQGIYPSYTSQGFYTTYEYLNTKNLTVPIQSQLIKARNINAETKKLNDNPLVKDVISKNKQAENYRNASASVNSILLMIVIIAAMLLFAVIYNISSINISERKRDIATEKVLGLSSFDIDKLIFGENAILVVLSTIIGSIISPLMYNILGNAIASDEVSFPANLEITSFPISIILIFIFLLLTSSFLSRKIKTIDPLSALNGFE; this is encoded by the coding sequence ATGAAATATTTATTAAAAAAATTCCGCCGTGAGGCATTCAAAGAAGATGGTGCTCAACTTATTTCGTTAATTATTATTGTCACTATTGGAGTTGCTTGCTTTATCGGATTTTCTAAATCGGCTATTGATTTAACCCGTTCTTTCAATGATTACTATGATCAAGCCCGTTTAGAAGATCTCGAAATTGCGGGTGTTTTATCTCCAAATCAAGTAAAAAAAATTCAAAATTTATCATCAATTAAAGAAAGCAATCAAAATTATAGTTATCAAGCAACCACTAACGACAACAAATTAATAATTGAGGGAACTTCACCCAGAGATCAAATTAACAAACTTACTTTTAAATCTGGGCGTTATCCCAAGAAAAATGAAATTGCTATTGATCATTTATACTTCAACAAAAACAAACTCAAACTGGGAGACAACATCCGGCTTACCATCAACGGGATTAAAATCAAAGCCAAGATTTCCGGTACAATTCAAAGTCCCAAATATTTATACCTGACAGAGAATATCTCCGAACCCGTCCCTAATCATCAAAAATATGGATTTGCCATTGTCCCAAAGCAAACTTTTAAACGGATTGGACTTCCAAGCAACTTACTAACGGTAAAGATCAACAATAATGCAGAAATAGATCAGTTAACGAAACAAATTCATCACATTAATCAAAATGCCTATGTGATTAAAAGAACCGACCTCATGAGTTATAAAATGATTCAAAGTAAGTTGACAACGATCAAAAATATTTCAATTGCGATTTCTGGTGTTTTCATGATCCTAACTATTGCGATCACTTTAATCAGCTACTCTAAAATAGTCGCAAACAAGAAAACTGACCTTGCCATTTTTAAAACGCTTGGGATTTCTAAAAACATCATTTTAATGGATCTATTTTTGCCAGGAATTCTGACGGCGCTCGTCGGTTCAATTATCGGATCTATTATTGGAACTACAATTTTCCCTCAAATCATCAAATCAGCTCTCGCAATTCTTTTTGATTTTCCAGAAATTAAATTTACAAATCCGACGGGATTTATTTTCTTATCTTTAATAACAATTATTTTCGTCGAATTAATCGCCTTATTGTTAAATGCAAATAAATTATTAAATGAAACTGCGGCAAATGCGATGCACCCTGATGTTAGTAAAGTCAACGCTCGGATTTTTTTAACAAAAATTCCCGCCATCTGGCAAAACTTATCGTTCAAAACCAAATTACTAGTTCGCAATATCGCTAGTGGCAAGGCAAAATTTGGCCTTAGCATGATTGCTCTCGCCTTTTGCGTCACAATCTTAATTTCCTCGTTTGGCTTGAAGTTTGCTTTAAACCAAATTGAGAAGTCAGAATTTATTGACCAAAGAAACTATGACCTCAGCGCCAACGTAAATTCTGTTAATTTAAAAATTCAAGATGATTCCTCAGTGACTTTTGTCGATCATTATTCGGTTGTTCCAACTAAAATTAAAGATCTCGATACCCATCTCCAGATTATTAACGAAAATTCCAAATCCATTCGTTTAATTTCTGCCCGCAATAAAGCATTGCCATTTACCAGCCTTCCAGGAGTTTATGTTTCAAAAAAATTAGCCCAAAAACTTCGGCTAACTAAAGGGAGCAGCGTTAATCTTAAGCTATTTCTCAACAATGAATACAAACAATTGAAAACAGTCGTTCAAGGTATCTATCCTAGTTATACCAGCCAGGGTTTCTATACCACTTACGAGTATCTAAACACCAAAAATCTAACTGTTCCCATTCAAAGTCAGTTGATTAAAGCACGAAACATTAACGCTGAGACGAAGAAACTAAATGACAATCCGCTAGTAAAAGATGTGATCTCTAAAAATAAACAAGCAGAAAATTACCGCAATGCTTCAGCTTCGGTTAATTCAATTCTTTTAATGATTGTGATCATTGCAGCAATGCTACTTTTCGCTGTGATTTATAATATCAGTTCAATTAATATTTCAGAGCGCAAAAGAGATATCGCAACCGAGAAAGTTTTAGGTTTAAGTAGCTTTGATATCGACAAATTAATTTTCGGTGAGAACGCCATTTTAGTAGTTCTTTCCACAATTATCGGTTCAATAATCAGCCCTTTGATGTATAACATTTTGGGTAATGCAATCGCTTCTGACGAGGTGTCATTCCCGGCAAATCTTGAAATCACCAGCTTTCCAATTTCGATTATTCTAATTTTTATTTTCCTGCTTTTAACCAGTAGTTTTCTAAGTCGCAAAATCAAAACAATTGATCCACTTTCTGCGCTCAACGGGTTTGAGTAA
- a CDS encoding FtsX-like permease family protein, protein MSFKLAISGIKSRLKDYLVLFSGLMISAAIFYMFQSLASNHEFLKSNTSLQMIVFIFYFGAVLLGIITVVYINYANSFLLAMRQKVYAMYMMLGAKSRKIAQLIFLETLTIGLFAVAVGIILGLGLTQVVSKVLINQMDLAVTHFTPWNLSAILVTFVFFMVVFGLMALRNAGKLVRLPILKLLNQAKTPTRLKKNKVLWFIEVIAGIGLLAIGYWSMFELTKLQLKGLGIAIITIVLGSYFVFDALFLAIIQILRNNDKFRLKGLHIFTLGQLSFRVRDLTRLLAMISILFALALGAITVGLSFHQEADDMTNMTSHYDLVMHDPTTKEQKQIRKLNVTDTSVYRYKVVGNKVYWNADDFNRKPYYDVEPNGTYHPVKHPHVTGEEMLKNPDRWLQTVSLYLPAKSMQAKGTFLTDGKYQKIKGSETKLSLYVFKDFMKEKSQLKSLVESNSKKIQLPNMINDSTQKYNVYQVFNGMFSGFEFMGLFLGIAFLAMLASILMFKILSSAASDTKRYQMLDKIGTRKKVLQRSIKAELGVLFLMPGILGIIHVLFGLQMFKVTKLLERPYGNLLVPFTIFLVLYGLYYLITELLYRGLVLPKK, encoded by the coding sequence TTGAGTTTTAAATTAGCAATAAGCGGCATCAAAAGCCGATTAAAAGATTATCTCGTTTTATTTTCCGGCTTAATGATCTCGGCAGCAATTTTTTACATGTTTCAATCGCTTGCTTCTAACCATGAATTTTTAAAATCAAACACTTCTCTGCAAATGATTGTCTTTATCTTTTATTTTGGAGCCGTCCTTCTAGGTATTATCACAGTAGTTTATATTAACTACGCGAATTCATTTCTCCTGGCAATGCGGCAAAAAGTATATGCAATGTATATGATGCTAGGAGCAAAATCACGCAAAATTGCGCAGCTGATTTTCCTTGAAACTTTAACGATCGGACTCTTTGCAGTTGCAGTGGGCATTATTTTAGGACTTGGTTTAACCCAAGTGGTTAGTAAAGTCTTGATTAATCAGATGGATTTGGCGGTGACCCATTTTACGCCGTGGAATCTTTCGGCAATCCTTGTGACGTTTGTTTTCTTCATGGTTGTGTTTGGATTAATGGCGCTGCGCAATGCCGGCAAATTAGTTCGCCTGCCAATTTTAAAATTATTGAACCAAGCAAAGACGCCAACACGGCTTAAGAAAAATAAAGTTTTGTGGTTTATTGAAGTAATTGCCGGAATCGGACTTTTGGCAATAGGCTACTGGTCGATGTTTGAATTGACGAAATTACAGTTAAAAGGGCTTGGGATCGCAATTATTACAATTGTTCTTGGCAGCTACTTTGTCTTTGATGCGCTGTTTTTAGCGATCATCCAAATTCTAAGAAACAATGATAAATTTAGATTAAAAGGTCTGCACATTTTTACCTTGGGGCAGCTAAGTTTTCGAGTTCGTGATTTAACCAGGCTTTTAGCAATGATCTCAATTTTATTTGCTCTTGCTTTAGGTGCAATTACGGTTGGGTTAAGTTTTCATCAAGAAGCAGACGATATGACCAACATGACTTCCCATTACGATTTAGTAATGCACGATCCGACGACAAAAGAACAAAAGCAGATCCGCAAATTGAATGTAACGGACACGAGCGTTTATCGTTATAAAGTTGTAGGCAATAAGGTTTATTGGAATGCCGATGATTTCAATCGTAAACCTTATTATGATGTTGAGCCTAATGGGACTTATCATCCGGTTAAGCATCCTCATGTTACTGGCGAAGAGATGCTTAAAAATCCAGACAGGTGGCTCCAAACCGTATCACTTTATTTACCAGCAAAATCAATGCAGGCTAAAGGGACATTTTTGACAGATGGAAAGTATCAGAAAATTAAAGGCAGTGAAACGAAACTCAGCCTTTACGTTTTCAAAGATTTTATGAAAGAAAAAAGTCAGTTAAAATCTTTAGTTGAATCAAATTCTAAAAAAATTCAGCTGCCCAATATGATTAATGATTCCACACAAAAGTATAACGTTTATCAAGTGTTTAACGGGATGTTTTCGGGATTTGAGTTTATGGGATTATTCTTAGGAATTGCATTTCTTGCAATGTTAGCTTCAATCTTGATGTTCAAAATCCTCTCCAGTGCGGCAAGTGACACTAAGCGTTATCAGATGTTAGACAAAATTGGTACTAGGAAGAAAGTGCTTCAGCGTTCAATTAAAGCAGAACTCGGTGTCCTCTTCCTCATGCCTGGAATTCTCGGAATCATTCATGTTCTGTTTGGACTTCAAATGTTTAAAGTAACCAAACTTTTGGAACGTCCATATGGGAATCTCCTAGTGCCGTTCACGATCTTTTTAGTGCTTTATGGGTTGTATTATTTGATCACGGAGCTGCTATATCGAGGTCTCGTCCTTCCTAAGAAATAA
- a CDS encoding YbhB/YbcL family Raf kinase inhibitor-like protein, with protein sequence MSNNEFTFECPDLTEGATFPLRYTGRGEDFSPEFILHNVAVNAQTIAITLDDIKHPIFKTFNHWLIWNLPVQDRIPEHIPAGKILPELGNAKQGVAYGRHHYAGPKPPRGKQHAYRFTIYILDCELELKPSARKKDFLKESEPHLLQKSELTGLFE encoded by the coding sequence ATGAGCAATAATGAATTTACTTTCGAATGTCCTGATTTAACAGAAGGAGCAACATTTCCTCTTAGATATACAGGCCGAGGCGAGGACTTTTCCCCTGAATTTATTCTTCACAATGTTGCAGTGAACGCTCAAACAATTGCGATTACTTTAGACGACATCAAACATCCTATTTTTAAAACCTTCAACCATTGGTTAATTTGGAATCTGCCTGTTCAAGATCGCATTCCAGAACATATCCCTGCTGGTAAAATCCTTCCTGAACTAGGAAATGCTAAGCAAGGAGTTGCATATGGACGTCATCACTATGCAGGTCCTAAACCGCCACGCGGAAAACAGCACGCTTATCGTTTCACAATTTACATTCTTGATTGCGAACTTGAATTGAAACCAAGTGCTCGTAAAAAAGATTTTCTCAAAGAAAGTGAACCTCATTTACTTCAAAAAAGTGAATTAACCGGATTATTTGAATAA
- a CDS encoding ABC transporter permease: MKIFDILHSASANLWHNKSRTILTVIAIMIGAMTIALTVGVNSGVNDYVSKQVANVGDKGLVMIIPSSSAGSNDKIQKYDPNRGNANEQESITPSKMKRLKEMSELKNVQGVQDTSIDYIQSSNSAKYVFQASSPIGINVDLKAGRQAAKKGQQNEVVLAGDYVKALGFKSAKQAIGQKVKIAVSSKATNRQSIIDAKVVGVRNVSIVQGNQSIISQSLADQVSEHNLAGLPQKMQQNYVGATALIKNPTDDNIAKVKNNLKKKGYQAQTFQDQIGQLRQVVNAITGVLILFGAIALLAASFGVINTLYMSVRDRTREIGLMKALGLGRGKVFSIFSCESILIGLIGSILGIIVAILVGSGLNSAASNSFLKGLPGFTLIKFTFPSICMIIILIMFIAFLAGTLPARRASKLDPITALRYE, translated from the coding sequence ATGAAAATTTTTGATATTCTCCATTCGGCTAGTGCAAACCTTTGGCACAACAAGAGCCGGACAATTTTAACGGTGATTGCGATTATGATCGGGGCAATGACGATTGCTTTGACGGTTGGGGTCAATTCGGGAGTGAACGATTACGTCTCCAAGCAGGTGGCAAACGTTGGGGACAAGGGATTAGTGATGATTATCCCTTCTTCAAGCGCTGGGAGCAACGACAAAATTCAAAAATACGATCCTAATCGGGGTAACGCCAATGAACAAGAAAGTATTACGCCCAGCAAGATGAAGCGTTTAAAAGAAATGAGTGAATTGAAGAATGTTCAAGGAGTTCAAGATACAAGTATTGACTATATTCAGAGTTCTAATTCAGCTAAGTATGTTTTTCAAGCTTCTTCGCCAATTGGAATTAACGTTGACCTAAAAGCTGGGAGGCAAGCGGCTAAAAAAGGTCAGCAAAATGAAGTAGTGCTGGCAGGGGATTACGTTAAAGCACTTGGATTTAAATCTGCGAAACAAGCGATTGGTCAAAAGGTCAAAATCGCAGTTTCGTCAAAAGCTACTAATCGTCAATCGATCATCGACGCCAAAGTTGTTGGGGTAAGAAACGTTAGCATTGTTCAAGGGAACCAATCAATTATTAGTCAATCGCTAGCCGATCAAGTTTCTGAGCACAATCTGGCAGGATTACCGCAGAAGATGCAGCAAAATTATGTTGGTGCGACGGCTTTGATTAAAAATCCGACAGACGATAATATCGCAAAAGTCAAAAATAACCTTAAGAAGAAAGGCTATCAAGCGCAAACTTTTCAAGATCAGATTGGTCAGCTAAGGCAAGTGGTTAATGCGATTACGGGAGTTTTGATTTTGTTTGGGGCAATCGCCCTTTTAGCGGCAAGCTTTGGCGTAATCAACACACTTTATATGTCAGTTAGAGATCGGACAAGAGAGATTGGATTAATGAAGGCATTAGGTCTTGGTCGAGGCAAGGTGTTCTCAATCTTTAGCTGTGAATCGATTTTAATTGGTTTAATTGGTTCAATTCTCGGAATTATCGTTGCGATTCTTGTCGGCAGCGGACTAAATTCTGCAGCTTCCAATAGTTTTCTTAAAGGTTTACCAGGTTTTACCTTGATCAAATTTACGTTTCCTTCCATTTGTATGATTATAATTTTGATCATGTTTATTGCGTTCTTGGCGGGAACTTTACCAGCTCGTAGAGCATCGAAGCTGGATCCAATCACCGCTTTGCGTTATGAATAA
- a CDS encoding ABC transporter ATP-binding protein — protein sequence MSLLTVEKVTRSYGKGESKFEALKGVSLDIDKGESVAIVGKSGSGKSTLMHIMALLDQPTSGEIKLNERSTKDIRAKELNSIRNKTFGFVFQQFFLNAKDTVLENVMLPLKISGITGRKRQEMALKAIDAVGLSEKKNNRASDLSGGQKQRVCIARALVNNPNIIFADEPTGNLDSQTGEKIEDILFDLHRNKQITLIIVTHDDDLAAKCERQIQIRDGEVVKELA from the coding sequence ATGAGTTTATTAACAGTTGAAAAGGTCACCCGATCTTACGGCAAAGGAGAGTCGAAGTTCGAAGCTTTAAAAGGCGTTAGCCTTGATATTGATAAAGGCGAATCAGTAGCCATTGTTGGCAAAAGTGGTTCCGGCAAATCGACTTTAATGCATATTATGGCTTTACTTGATCAGCCAACTAGTGGCGAGATTAAACTAAATGAACGATCAACTAAAGATATTCGAGCCAAAGAGCTTAATAGCATTCGCAATAAAACTTTTGGTTTTGTTTTCCAGCAGTTTTTCTTAAATGCCAAAGACACAGTTTTGGAAAATGTGATGTTGCCTTTAAAAATTAGCGGAATTACTGGGCGCAAGCGACAAGAAATGGCGCTAAAGGCAATTGATGCGGTCGGCTTAAGCGAGAAGAAAAATAATCGGGCAAGTGATTTATCAGGTGGTCAGAAGCAGCGGGTCTGTATTGCTAGAGCGCTGGTTAACAATCCTAATATTATTTTTGCAGATGAGCCAACGGGCAATTTAGATTCCCAAACCGGGGAAAAAATTGAAGATATTCTTTTTGACCTGCATCGAAATAAACAGATAACTTTAATTATCGTAACTCATGATGATGATTTGGCTGCTAAATGTGAGCGACAGATTCAAATCAGAGACGGTGAAGTTGTAAAGGAGCTGGCATAA
- a CDS encoding ABC transporter ATP-binding protein: MYNVAIKFEGVTKTFQNRKIIDNLSFEVIAGKFITILGTSGSGKTTILKMINGLLEPDEGRVKVNGYDIKKVNIINLRRNIGYVVQEIGLFPQMTVEQNISVVPELLGWQKREIADQVNLLMKMIKLPMDKYRDRYPKQLSGGQQQRVGVARALAANPKIMLFDEPFGAVDAITRNDLQKEIKKIHQELEPKTFIFVTHDIHEALYLGDQVMIVDQGKISQFDTPRNIVQNPKSEFIKRLLDTIYQEDALWSSLK; this comes from the coding sequence ATGTATAATGTTGCAATTAAATTTGAAGGGGTAACAAAGACTTTTCAAAATAGAAAAATAATTGACAATCTGTCCTTTGAAGTTATAGCAGGTAAATTCATTACAATTTTAGGAACCTCCGGTTCTGGCAAAACGACAATCTTAAAGATGATTAATGGATTGCTTGAACCAGATGAAGGTCGAGTCAAGGTCAATGGGTATGACATTAAAAAAGTAAACATAATTAATTTACGGAGAAATATTGGCTATGTTGTTCAGGAAATTGGCTTATTTCCCCAAATGACGGTAGAACAGAATATTTCAGTAGTGCCAGAATTGTTAGGCTGGCAGAAAAGAGAGATAGCAGACCAAGTTAACCTTCTAATGAAAATGATTAAACTGCCAATGGATAAATATCGCGACCGATATCCCAAACAGCTGTCCGGCGGACAACAGCAGAGAGTTGGAGTGGCTAGAGCATTAGCGGCAAATCCAAAAATAATGTTATTTGATGAACCATTTGGCGCAGTTGATGCAATTACCCGTAATGACCTCCAAAAAGAAATTAAAAAAATTCATCAAGAACTGGAACCCAAAACATTTATTTTTGTTACCCATGATATTCATGAAGCTCTTTATTTAGGTGATCAAGTTATGATTGTGGATCAAGGAAAAATTAGCCAGTTTGACACTCCAAGAAATATTGTACAAAATCCGAAATCGGAATTTATTAAACGTTTATTAGACACTATTTATCAAGAAGATGCACTTTGGAGTTCTCTGAAATGA
- a CDS encoding ABC transporter ATP-binding protein yields MTNVVEVKEVKKIYGKAREEQTTALKDVSFQVEKGEFIGIMGASGSGKSTLLNILSTLDRPTSGQVQINGHDVTSLKGNALADFRAHQIGFIFQDFNLLENLTSEENIALPLSLQGVSPRQIKAMVKMIAQKLSIEEILPKYPTEISGGQKQRVAAARALVTKPAILFGDEPTGALDSNSARELLTTMSSLNIQDQISILLVTHDPFSASFCKRILFIKDGVIFRELKRNQQDRELFYHQILDELGTFND; encoded by the coding sequence ATGACAAACGTTGTGGAAGTCAAAGAAGTTAAGAAAATTTATGGTAAAGCTCGTGAGGAACAAACGACTGCGCTTAAAGACGTCAGCTTTCAGGTTGAAAAGGGCGAGTTCATTGGAATTATGGGAGCCTCAGGATCTGGAAAGTCGACGTTATTAAACATTTTATCAACGCTTGATCGGCCAACTTCAGGTCAGGTGCAGATTAATGGTCATGACGTTACCAGTCTTAAAGGAAATGCGCTGGCAGACTTTCGGGCCCATCAGATAGGTTTTATTTTTCAAGATTTTAATCTTTTAGAAAACCTCACATCCGAAGAAAATATTGCATTACCGTTATCGTTACAAGGCGTGAGCCCACGTCAAATTAAGGCGATGGTTAAAATGATTGCTCAAAAATTATCAATCGAAGAAATTCTTCCGAAATATCCAACTGAAATCTCAGGCGGTCAGAAACAGCGAGTGGCCGCTGCACGGGCTCTTGTGACAAAGCCTGCAATTCTTTTTGGTGATGAACCAACAGGAGCACTTGATTCTAACAGTGCTCGGGAGTTATTAACCACAATGTCTAGTCTTAATATTCAAGATCAGATTTCGATTCTACTAGTTACGCACGATCCGTTTTCTGCGAGCTTTTGTAAAAGAATACTTTTCATTAAAGATGGCGTAATCTTTCGCGAGTTAAAGCGTAATCAACAAGATCGAGAATTGTTTTACCACCAGATTCTTGATGAACTCGGAACATTTAACGATTAG